A stretch of the Desulforamulus ferrireducens genome encodes the following:
- a CDS encoding NAD(P)/FAD-dependent oxidoreductase: MNKTAEYVIIGGGVIGCSIAYNLAKKGAKNIVLIEKKYLTSGATGRCGAGVRMQFGTETNCLLAKKSIEMFENLEEELGYQGSIEFKQGGYLLLAYTEKMVEQFHKNLGVQHKLGIPSSWVTPEEAKEIVPHLNIQGLLGATFCGKDGHCNPFKTTDAYAKAAERLGVEIMTYTEVIKLLARDGRITGVETDKGTIEAPVVVLCAGSYSRDLAATLGIDLPLTPERHQILVTEPVEMMQGPMVMSFYHGLYCQQVPHGSFVMGLGDPNEPKEYNYNGTWQFLHEMAAKVTFLLPPLANLRVVRQWAGLYDLTPDRQQILGSIPGFEGLHLAAGFSGHGFMIAPMTGKLMAEHILGEETSLPISMFDFSRFARGELYVEPSVV; encoded by the coding sequence ATGAATAAAACAGCGGAATATGTGATTATCGGCGGTGGTGTCATTGGCTGTTCCATTGCTTATAATTTAGCAAAAAAAGGTGCTAAAAACATTGTCTTAATTGAAAAAAAATACCTCACCAGCGGCGCCACCGGACGTTGCGGTGCCGGTGTGCGCATGCAGTTTGGAACGGAAACCAACTGTCTACTGGCCAAGAAGAGTATTGAAATGTTTGAAAACCTGGAAGAAGAATTGGGTTATCAAGGAAGCATTGAATTCAAACAGGGTGGCTATTTGCTGCTGGCCTATACCGAAAAAATGGTAGAGCAATTTCATAAAAACCTGGGGGTTCAACATAAATTAGGCATTCCTTCCAGCTGGGTTACCCCGGAGGAGGCCAAGGAAATAGTTCCTCATTTAAATATCCAGGGTTTACTGGGGGCAACCTTCTGTGGCAAGGATGGCCATTGTAACCCCTTTAAAACCACCGATGCCTACGCCAAGGCAGCAGAACGGCTGGGTGTAGAGATTATGACCTACACGGAAGTAATAAAACTTCTGGCCCGGGATGGCCGGATAACCGGGGTGGAGACTGATAAAGGTACCATAGAAGCTCCTGTGGTGGTGCTTTGTGCCGGTTCCTATTCCCGCGACTTAGCAGCTACTCTTGGCATTGATTTACCCCTGACACCGGAACGTCACCAAATCCTGGTCACCGAACCGGTGGAGATGATGCAGGGCCCCATGGTCATGAGCTTTTATCATGGACTGTATTGCCAACAGGTACCCCACGGCAGCTTTGTCATGGGGCTGGGTGACCCCAATGAACCCAAGGAATATAACTATAATGGTACTTGGCAGTTCTTGCATGAAATGGCGGCCAAAGTCACCTTTCTACTGCCACCACTGGCTAATTTAAGGGTGGTGCGTCAGTGGGCCGGTCTATACGACTTAACCCCGGATCGTCAGCAGATTCTTGGTAGTATACCAGGTTTTGAAGGCTTACATCTGGCTGCAGGCTTTTCCGGCCACGGCTTTATGATTGCGCCCATGACCGGCAAACTTATGGCAGAGCATATCTTAGGTGAAGAAACCAGCCTACCCATTAGTATGTTTGATTTTAGCCGCTTTGCCCGAGGAGAACTGTATGTGGAACCTTCGGTGGTATAA
- a CDS encoding 4Fe-4S binding protein, protein MKIALNEARCSGCRTCQVICGLHNFAENNPKKAALKIIGHFPAPGHYEIKICDQCGVCAATCQFEAINEIDGVYHIDKEKCTGCGECIEACPSQAMFRHPAEQAPIKCVACGQCVELCQRGAIYDADSREVH, encoded by the coding sequence TTGAAAATTGCCTTAAACGAAGCCCGTTGTTCCGGTTGCCGCACCTGTCAGGTTATCTGCGGTCTGCACAACTTTGCGGAGAACAATCCAAAAAAAGCAGCCTTAAAAATTATTGGCCATTTTCCTGCCCCTGGTCACTACGAAATAAAGATTTGCGATCAGTGTGGTGTCTGTGCCGCCACCTGTCAATTTGAAGCAATTAATGAAATAGACGGTGTTTATCATATTGATAAAGAAAAATGCACCGGCTGTGGAGAGTGTATTGAAGCTTGTCCTTCCCAGGCAATGTTCAGACATCCGGCAGAACAGGCACCTATTAAATGTGTAGCCTGCGGTCAATGTGTGGAACTGTGCCAACGGGGTGCCATTTACGATGCAGACAGCAGGGAGGTGCACTAA
- a CDS encoding aldehyde ferredoxin oxidoreductase family protein: MNGYGGNILRINLTQGDIKVQPLDETMAREWIGQRGFIAKILWDELKPGIDPLGPDNLLVMSTGPLAGTLVPAGGKVSFGAKSPATGIYGESCMGGHIAAEMKYAGYDIIILEGMAAKPSYIYIEDDKIEIRDASHLWGKGAIQAEKLLKEELGDDFQICTIGPAGEKVVKYACISHDFGRQAGRTGMGTVMGSKNIKAIAICGSKSIPLADMASAVAKGKEMLKGCFAKENLDEWQDYGTAGVPVWANKIGAFPTKNFQSSYLEGNEALDGKIMREKMVINDKGCFGCPSPCGKYCYVKEYNVYTEGPEYETTALIGGNCVFTDIEQVGYLNYLCDEMGLDTISTGNVIGFAMECFEKGILTAEQVGREIKFGDVASFKYLVEQITARQGIGDILAEGVKYAAERFGGDSIKFAIQIKGLEWSGYESRSAPSNMLAYMTCDLGAHHSRAWSVTHDIAVGRKVLEGKAQKVVELQHIRPFFDLIGCCRLQWVEIGFELEHYPEVFRYITGFDYSQEDLMKISEKVWNLTRAFAWREIVDFGRKYDYPPARFYEEAVTTGPNAGDTLSKEALEYLLDDYYNLRGWDKNGLPTKEKLLQLGLGFVVQELEAMERKLA, encoded by the coding sequence ATGAACGGTTATGGCGGTAATATCTTACGCATTAATCTCACCCAGGGAGACATAAAAGTTCAACCTTTGGATGAAACAATGGCTCGGGAATGGATTGGTCAGAGGGGGTTTATTGCCAAAATTCTTTGGGATGAATTAAAACCCGGCATTGATCCTCTGGGACCGGACAATCTCTTAGTTATGTCCACCGGACCCCTGGCAGGCACCCTGGTACCTGCCGGCGGTAAAGTAAGTTTTGGTGCTAAATCTCCGGCCACCGGCATTTACGGTGAGAGTTGCATGGGTGGTCATATAGCCGCGGAAATGAAATATGCTGGTTATGACATTATTATTTTAGAAGGTATGGCTGCCAAACCAAGCTACATTTATATAGAAGACGACAAAATAGAAATACGGGACGCCTCCCACCTCTGGGGTAAGGGGGCTATACAAGCTGAAAAGCTCTTAAAGGAAGAACTGGGTGATGATTTTCAAATCTGTACCATCGGACCGGCAGGGGAAAAGGTGGTAAAATATGCTTGTATTTCCCACGATTTTGGTCGTCAGGCTGGACGTACCGGCATGGGTACGGTAATGGGTAGTAAAAACATTAAAGCCATCGCCATTTGTGGCAGTAAAAGCATTCCCCTGGCAGATATGGCTAGCGCTGTAGCTAAAGGCAAGGAAATGTTAAAGGGCTGTTTTGCCAAAGAAAACCTGGACGAATGGCAGGATTATGGCACCGCTGGTGTTCCTGTCTGGGCTAATAAAATTGGTGCTTTCCCCACCAAAAACTTTCAATCTTCCTATTTAGAGGGTAACGAAGCCCTGGATGGTAAGATCATGCGTGAAAAAATGGTGATCAATGACAAGGGATGCTTTGGTTGCCCCAGCCCCTGCGGTAAATACTGCTATGTTAAGGAATATAATGTTTATACCGAAGGACCGGAATATGAAACCACTGCCCTAATTGGTGGTAATTGTGTATTTACCGATATTGAGCAGGTGGGGTATCTAAACTATCTTTGCGATGAAATGGGTCTGGACACTATCTCCACCGGTAATGTCATTGGTTTTGCCATGGAGTGCTTTGAAAAGGGTATTTTAACCGCCGAACAGGTGGGACGAGAAATAAAATTTGGTGATGTGGCCAGCTTTAAATATTTGGTGGAGCAGATTACCGCTCGTCAAGGCATTGGTGATATACTGGCAGAAGGTGTTAAATACGCCGCCGAGAGGTTTGGCGGAGACTCGATAAAATTTGCTATCCAAATTAAAGGTTTGGAATGGAGTGGCTATGAATCCCGCAGTGCCCCATCCAATATGCTGGCCTATATGACTTGCGATCTAGGTGCTCATCACAGCCGTGCTTGGTCAGTTACCCATGACATAGCTGTGGGCAGGAAGGTACTGGAGGGTAAGGCCCAAAAGGTTGTGGAACTGCAGCATATTCGTCCCTTCTTTGATCTCATTGGCTGCTGCCGTTTACAATGGGTGGAAATCGGCTTTGAATTGGAACATTACCCGGAGGTGTTCCGTTATATTACTGGTTTCGACTACTCCCAGGAGGATCTCATGAAGATATCCGAAAAGGTTTGGAATCTAACCAGAGCCTTTGCCTGGAGAGAAATTGTTGATTTTGGTAGAAAATACGACTATCCACCGGCCCGTTTTTATGAGGAAGCAGTGACCACCGGCCCCAACGCCGGGGATACCCTAAGCAAAGAGGCTTTAGAGTATTTATTGGACGATTATTATAACTTACGGGGCTGGGATAAAAACGGTCTGCCCACCAAGGAAAAACTGCTGCAATTGGGTCTAGGGTTTGTGGTACAGGAACTGGAGGCAATGGAAAGAAAGCTGGCCTAG
- a CDS encoding MoaD/ThiS family protein has protein sequence MQITIRVTGLLTEYFPAGKGILPVELSQPATIQEILEQIKVNPELVMTVVVNGQRRELSYIPQEGEEVVLISPLAGG, from the coding sequence TTGCAAATCACCATTCGTGTCACAGGACTGCTCACAGAGTATTTTCCCGCCGGCAAAGGTATTCTCCCGGTAGAATTATCTCAACCTGCCACGATCCAGGAAATACTGGAACAAATTAAAGTAAACCCGGAGTTGGTCATGACCGTTGTGGTTAACGGCCAACGCCGGGAGTTATCCTATATTCCTCAGGAGGGGGAGGAAGTAGTTTTGATTTCACCCCTGGCCGGGGGATAG
- a CDS encoding 4Fe-4S binding protein, which produces MTELSTVPGLPKTKVVINQSFCKKCGICIAFCNKAVLAAGEGNRIEVAQPEKCVGCGNCENLCPDYAITLEVEEA; this is translated from the coding sequence GTGACAGAATTATCAACTGTACCTGGCTTGCCCAAAACCAAAGTGGTCATTAATCAGTCTTTCTGTAAGAAATGTGGTATCTGTATTGCTTTTTGTAACAAAGCTGTACTGGCTGCTGGAGAAGGTAACCGAATAGAGGTGGCACAACCGGAAAAATGTGTAGGTTGTGGGAACTGCGAAAACCTTTGCCCGGATTATGCCATCACTCTGGAGGTGGAAGAAGCATGA
- a CDS encoding 2-oxoacid:acceptor oxidoreductase subunit alpha, with protein sequence MSTEPRLVQGNEACAEGAIYAGMRFYAGYPITPSTEIAEILAKRLPQVGGKFIQMEDEIASMAAIIGASLTGAKVMTATSGPGFSLMQENIGYACMAEIPCVIANVQRLGPSTGVATAPAQGDVQQARWGTHGDHPIIALAPSSVKEAFELTVRAFNLAEQYRVPVILLLDEVVGHMREKVTLPQPGEIPVLDRNKPTCDRENYYPYRADSDKAPAMASFGEGYRYHVTGLFHDESGFATEKPEIIHGQLKRLHEKINQHLAEIITYVTEDIDDASLIVISYGGTARAVSRAVKLARQEGLKVGIFRPQTIWPFPEEALGELAARGKKLLVAEMNFGQLLLEVQRVAAGRCQVHSCLQSNGELTQPEIILNKIREVY encoded by the coding sequence ATGAGTACGGAACCACGTTTAGTACAGGGCAACGAAGCCTGTGCTGAGGGAGCCATTTATGCCGGTATGCGTTTTTATGCCGGTTATCCCATTACACCTTCCACCGAAATTGCAGAAATTTTGGCCAAAAGATTACCCCAGGTGGGGGGTAAATTCATTCAAATGGAAGATGAAATTGCCAGTATGGCGGCGATTATAGGTGCGTCACTTACCGGTGCTAAAGTAATGACTGCCACCAGTGGCCCTGGTTTTTCCCTCATGCAAGAGAATATTGGCTATGCCTGTATGGCAGAAATACCTTGTGTTATAGCCAACGTCCAGCGTCTGGGACCCAGTACAGGTGTTGCCACTGCCCCGGCTCAGGGAGATGTGCAGCAGGCACGCTGGGGTACCCATGGAGACCACCCTATTATTGCCCTTGCACCTTCATCTGTCAAAGAAGCCTTTGAACTGACAGTCAGGGCTTTTAATTTGGCAGAACAGTATAGAGTGCCGGTAATTCTCTTACTGGATGAAGTGGTAGGACATATGCGGGAAAAGGTTACTTTGCCTCAGCCAGGTGAGATTCCTGTACTGGACCGCAACAAACCCACCTGTGACCGGGAAAATTACTATCCCTACAGAGCTGATAGCGACAAGGCACCGGCTATGGCTAGCTTTGGCGAGGGTTATCGCTATCATGTAACCGGTCTATTCCATGATGAGAGTGGGTTTGCCACCGAAAAGCCAGAAATAATTCATGGACAGTTAAAGCGACTGCATGAGAAAATTAATCAACATTTGGCCGAAATAATCACCTATGTTACTGAAGACATAGATGACGCCTCTTTGATAGTTATTTCCTACGGGGGTACGGCCCGGGCTGTGAGCAGGGCGGTGAAGCTGGCACGACAGGAAGGCCTTAAGGTGGGGATATTCCGCCCCCAGACCATTTGGCCTTTTCCAGAGGAAGCCCTGGGAGAATTAGCTGCCAGGGGAAAGAAACTATTGGTGGCAGAAATGAACTTTGGTCAACTGCTCTTGGAAGTACAACGGGTGGCTGCTGGAAGATGTCAGGTACATAGCTGCCTGCAAAGCAATGGTGAACTAACCCAACCGGAGATTATCCTTAATAAAATTAGGGAGGTGTATTAA
- a CDS encoding 2-oxoacid:ferredoxin oxidoreductase subunit beta produces the protein MLPEIEQYFRLEKLPHMWCPGCGNGIILHCLVKAIDKLCLDQNRTTMVSGIGCAARASGYLDFDTLHTTHGRALAFATGVKFAKPELNVFVLTGDGDCTAIGGNHFIHAARRNINLTTIVFNNSIYGMTGGQYSPMTPSTSRATTSPYGNLERPFNLAQLAIAAGATFVARTTTYHTKQLTDLIIEGYKNNGFSLIEVVTHCPTSFGRQNKMGSPADMLKWQRDHGVSAIRYEKLSPEERADKFITGILHKAEAPEYTAEYQKLLEKLRGR, from the coding sequence ATGCTCCCGGAAATAGAACAATATTTTCGTCTGGAAAAGTTGCCCCATATGTGGTGCCCCGGTTGTGGTAACGGTATAATATTGCATTGTCTGGTTAAGGCCATCGACAAATTATGCTTGGATCAGAACCGCACCACCATGGTCTCCGGCATAGGTTGCGCTGCCAGAGCTTCAGGTTACTTGGATTTTGATACATTGCATACCACTCACGGTCGGGCTTTGGCCTTTGCCACCGGAGTTAAATTTGCTAAACCAGAACTCAATGTCTTTGTTCTTACCGGTGATGGGGACTGCACAGCCATTGGCGGCAACCATTTTATTCACGCAGCCCGTCGCAATATTAACCTTACCACCATAGTATTTAATAACAGCATTTATGGTATGACTGGTGGGCAGTATTCACCCATGACACCCAGTACCAGCCGAGCTACCACCTCTCCCTATGGGAATCTGGAACGACCCTTTAACCTAGCCCAACTGGCCATTGCCGCAGGAGCTACCTTTGTGGCCAGAACCACCACCTATCATACCAAGCAATTAACTGATTTAATTATCGAGGGCTATAAAAATAACGGCTTTTCCCTCATCGAAGTGGTTACACACTGCCCAACTTCCTTTGGACGACAGAACAAAATGGGTTCCCCGGCAGATATGCTAAAATGGCAGCGGGATCATGGCGTTTCAGCCATACGTTATGAAAAATTAAGCCCGGAGGAACGGGCAGATAAATTTATCACCGGCATACTGCATAAAGCAGAGGCACCGGAATACACCGCGGAGTATCAGAAACTGTTAGAAAAACTGCGGGGGAGGTAG
- a CDS encoding 2-oxoacid:acceptor oxidoreductase family protein — protein sequence MPGTWEVRLSGSGGQGLILAGIILAEAAIIDGQNVVQTQSYGPAARGGASKAEVIISPEEIDYPKVERPDVFLGLNQESVLKYMTGCKENALAIVDAGLVSQIPPSKARVYALPITETARKQVGRELVANVVALGALTALSGVVSKEAVSTALLRRVPKGTEEMNRKALELGFSLAEQAITGAVVGEN from the coding sequence ATGCCAGGAACATGGGAAGTAAGACTGAGCGGCTCAGGGGGCCAGGGACTTATTTTAGCCGGTATTATTTTGGCTGAGGCAGCCATTATAGACGGTCAAAACGTGGTGCAAACCCAATCCTACGGACCTGCCGCCAGAGGCGGCGCCAGTAAAGCGGAGGTTATTATCAGCCCTGAGGAAATTGACTATCCCAAGGTGGAACGCCCCGATGTGTTTTTGGGCCTTAATCAAGAGTCTGTCCTAAAATACATGACTGGCTGTAAGGAAAATGCCCTAGCTATTGTGGATGCCGGTTTGGTAAGTCAGATACCGCCCAGTAAGGCCAGGGTTTATGCCTTGCCCATTACCGAAACCGCCCGCAAACAGGTGGGCCGGGAACTGGTGGCTAACGTGGTGGCACTGGGTGCTTTAACCGCACTGTCCGGCGTAGTTAGCAAAGAAGCGGTCAGCACAGCCCTGTTACGGCGAGTTCCTAAAGGTACAGAGGAGATGAACCGTAAAGCTCTGGAGTTAGGCTTTAGCCTGGCGGAGCAAGCCATCACCGGTGCTGTGGTGGGGGAAAACTAA
- a CDS encoding helix-turn-helix domain-containing protein: MTLKNLSELTGLSTGFLSQLERGLTSIATDSLANVAEALEVDLSYFIKPQRKRSHIVRSYEKELFRVENRFIQYLLSSDVQDKAMMPRIIELLPINSEENINQYPHEGEEFVYVLEGTLTLLINDHQYELFPGDSAHYSSRLAHNWANYTNKLTRLLVVSTPNLLKENNQGAEVADDKSNDL, encoded by the coding sequence ATGACTTTAAAGAATTTAAGCGAGTTAACAGGTTTGTCCACTGGTTTTTTATCACAATTGGAACGAGGGTTGACCAGTATTGCCACAGATTCCTTGGCAAACGTGGCCGAGGCTCTGGAGGTGGATTTATCCTATTTTATTAAACCCCAACGGAAGCGCAGTCATATTGTCAGAAGTTACGAAAAAGAACTGTTTCGTGTAGAAAATCGCTTTATCCAGTATCTCCTCTCCAGTGATGTACAGGATAAGGCCATGATGCCAAGGATTATTGAATTGCTGCCTATAAACAGTGAGGAAAACATTAACCAGTATCCCCACGAAGGGGAAGAATTTGTCTATGTCTTAGAAGGTACTTTAACCCTCTTAATTAATGATCATCAGTACGAGCTTTTTCCGGGGGATTCGGCACATTACAGTTCACGATTGGCTCATAACTGGGCCAACTATACCAACAAACTGACCCGTCTACTGGTGGTGAGTACACCTAATCTACTCAAGGAGAATAACCAAGGGGCAGAGGTGGCTGATGACAAAAGCAACGATCTTTAA
- a CDS encoding trans-4-hydroxy-L-proline dehydratase activase, producing MTKATIFNIQKYCVHDGPGIRTTVFFKGCPLRCAWCHNPESQHFQRELLYNPGQCTLCGQCQRQCEHGAITINQGSLKQDHSKCQACGKCLDYCLTDAREIAGQTYSLSEIIKEIEKDRPFYEESGGGVTLSGGEPLCQIDFVTELVKSCQDMGISVAVDTCGHVPFSYFENILAEVDLFLYDLKLMDPELHRQYTGVDNKLILENLQKLSARGGNIWLRLPLIEGVNMNREHINQVISFTRDLNISLVNLLPYHDIHRAKYSRLARPYAHHLMTTPSEEKIEEIKSLLETHQFKVKIGG from the coding sequence ATGACAAAAGCAACGATCTTTAATATCCAAAAATATTGCGTTCATGATGGTCCAGGGATTCGCACCACAGTTTTTTTCAAGGGTTGTCCCCTACGCTGCGCCTGGTGTCACAACCCGGAAAGTCAACACTTTCAGAGGGAGTTGTTATATAACCCCGGCCAATGTACCCTTTGCGGGCAGTGTCAGCGACAATGTGAGCACGGAGCCATCACCATCAACCAGGGCAGTCTAAAGCAGGACCATAGTAAGTGTCAGGCCTGCGGGAAATGCTTAGATTACTGTCTTACCGATGCCAGGGAAATAGCCGGGCAAACATATAGCCTGTCAGAAATAATCAAGGAAATAGAAAAGGACAGACCCTTTTATGAAGAATCCGGCGGTGGGGTAACATTATCCGGTGGTGAACCTCTCTGTCAAATTGACTTTGTCACGGAGCTAGTAAAAAGCTGTCAAGACATGGGTATCTCCGTGGCCGTGGATACCTGTGGGCACGTTCCCTTCAGTTACTTTGAAAACATCCTGGCAGAGGTGGATCTTTTTCTCTACGACTTAAAACTTATGGACCCAGAGTTACACCGGCAATATACCGGCGTGGATAATAAGCTAATTCTGGAGAATTTGCAAAAACTGTCTGCCAGAGGTGGCAATATTTGGCTTAGGCTGCCCTTGATTGAAGGAGTTAACATGAATCGAGAGCACATCAACCAAGTAATCAGTTTTACCCGAGACCTAAATATTTCACTGGTTAACCTGCTACCCTATCATGATATACATAGAGCCAAGTACTCCCGATTGGCCAGGCCCTATGCCCATCACTTAATGACCACTCCCAGTGAAGAAAAAATAGAAGAAATTAAGTCTCTTTTGGAAACCCACCAGTTTAAGGTGAAAATTGGAGGATGA
- the hypD gene encoding trans-4-hydroxy-L-proline dehydratase: MERGMNERIRQLRKQSLSVEPSISIERALLVTEAYEKYAGTVETPILRALTFKHIMENKTLCINDGELIVGEKGEGPQSAPTFPELCCHTLEDLDIMHRREKISFKVSEKVKQIQAERIIPYWQERSLRQIILRHMTPEWKDCYNAGIFTEFMEQRSPGHTVADGKIYQKGFLDFKQEIQQAIDNLDFLEDEQAYEKKVQLQAMQICCDAIITLGQRYAAYARELAARETNPQRREELLAIAANCDVVPAHRPTTFAQAIQMYWFVHIGVTSELNNWDAFSPGRLDQHLYPFYKKGIEEGTLTREQAKELLECLWVKFNNQPAPPKVGITLKESGTYTDFANLNTGGVKPDGSDGVNEVSYLILDVMDEMKLLQPSSNVQISRKTPHRFIKRALEIARKGWGQPALYNTDAIIQEMLRAGKDIVDAREGGASGCVETGAFGKEAYILTGYFNLPKILEITLHNGFDPVSGKQLGLTTGYATDYQSYQELFKAFQQQVNHFVEIKIKGNHVIERIYATQMPCPFLSIIISDCIQKGMDYNAGGARYNTSYIQGVGIGTLTDSLSAIKYNVFEHKKFTMQELMQALKANFVGYERIRHLVLNKTPKYGNDDDFADDIMVAAFNAFYNAVNGRKNRKGGTYRIDMLPTTCHVYFGSVTGATPNGRLAGKPLSEGISPEQGADRQGPTAVIKSAAKMDHLRTGGTLLNQKFNPSVLAGEEGLEKLVSLVRTYFNLDGHHIQFNVIDRKTLLAAQERPEEYKDLIVRVAGYSDLFHNLTKELQDEIIERTEHSFC; the protein is encoded by the coding sequence ATGGAACGGGGAATGAATGAAAGAATTCGCCAACTGAGAAAACAAAGCCTGTCAGTGGAACCGTCCATCTCCATTGAAAGGGCGCTGCTGGTTACCGAGGCCTATGAAAAATATGCCGGCACAGTGGAGACACCAATTCTCAGGGCCTTAACATTTAAGCATATCATGGAAAACAAAACCCTTTGCATTAACGATGGGGAACTAATTGTCGGTGAAAAGGGGGAAGGGCCGCAGTCAGCACCCACCTTTCCGGAATTATGCTGTCATACCTTGGAAGATTTGGATATTATGCACCGGAGGGAAAAAATTTCCTTTAAGGTAAGTGAGAAAGTCAAACAGATACAAGCGGAAAGGATTATTCCCTACTGGCAGGAAAGGTCACTGCGACAAATTATTCTGCGCCATATGACACCGGAATGGAAAGACTGCTATAATGCTGGGATTTTTACTGAGTTTATGGAACAACGCTCCCCAGGTCATACCGTAGCAGACGGTAAAATATACCAGAAGGGCTTTCTTGATTTTAAACAAGAAATTCAGCAGGCCATAGATAACCTTGATTTTTTAGAAGATGAACAGGCCTACGAGAAAAAAGTGCAACTGCAGGCTATGCAGATCTGTTGCGATGCCATCATCACTTTGGGTCAGCGTTATGCTGCCTATGCCAGGGAATTGGCCGCCCGGGAAACAAATCCCCAGCGTCGGGAAGAATTACTGGCTATCGCCGCCAATTGTGATGTGGTGCCAGCCCATCGGCCAACTACCTTTGCCCAGGCCATACAGATGTATTGGTTTGTGCACATTGGAGTTACCAGCGAACTAAATAACTGGGATGCCTTCAGCCCCGGACGGCTGGATCAACATCTCTATCCTTTCTATAAAAAAGGTATTGAAGAAGGTACCCTAACCAGAGAGCAGGCCAAGGAACTACTGGAGTGTCTTTGGGTAAAATTTAACAATCAACCGGCTCCCCCCAAGGTAGGCATTACCCTCAAGGAAAGCGGTACCTATACCGATTTTGCCAACCTGAATACCGGCGGGGTAAAGCCTGACGGCTCCGATGGAGTTAATGAAGTGAGCTATTTAATCCTGGATGTCATGGACGAAATGAAGCTATTACAGCCTAGCTCCAATGTCCAAATCAGCCGTAAGACGCCCCACCGTTTTATTAAAAGGGCATTAGAGATAGCCCGCAAAGGCTGGGGGCAACCGGCACTGTATAACACCGATGCCATTATTCAGGAGATGCTGCGGGCCGGTAAAGATATCGTGGATGCCAGGGAGGGCGGCGCCAGCGGTTGTGTGGAAACCGGTGCCTTTGGCAAAGAGGCTTATATTCTCACCGGCTACTTTAACTTGCCCAAGATACTGGAGATTACCCTCCACAACGGTTTTGATCCGGTATCCGGTAAGCAGCTTGGCTTAACCACAGGTTATGCCACCGACTATCAAAGCTACCAGGAGTTGTTTAAGGCCTTCCAGCAACAGGTTAACCACTTTGTGGAAATAAAGATTAAGGGTAATCATGTTATAGAAAGAATCTATGCCACCCAAATGCCCTGCCCCTTCTTATCCATCATTATCAGTGATTGTATTCAAAAGGGCATGGATTATAACGCCGGGGGAGCCAGATATAATACCTCCTATATCCAGGGTGTGGGAATTGGCACTCTCACAGACTCACTGTCTGCCATAAAATATAATGTCTTTGAGCATAAAAAGTTCACCATGCAGGAACTGATGCAGGCCTTAAAGGCTAATTTCGTAGGCTATGAGAGAATTCGTCACTTAGTGTTGAACAAAACCCCGAAATATGGTAACGATGACGACTTTGCCGATGACATCATGGTGGCTGCCTTTAATGCCTTTTATAATGCGGTAAATGGCCGCAAGAACAGAAAGGGTGGTACCTATCGTATTGATATGTTGCCCACCACCTGCCATGTTTACTTTGGTTCTGTCACCGGTGCCACTCCCAACGGCAGATTAGCCGGGAAGCCTCTCTCCGAAGGAATCTCACCGGAGCAGGGGGCGGATCGTCAGGGTCCCACTGCCGTGATCAAATCCGCGGCCAAAATGGATCACCTGCGTACCGGCGGCACCTTGCTCAACCAAAAATTCAACCCCTCAGTGCTGGCAGGGGAGGAAGGTTTGGAAAAATTGGTTTCTCTGGTAAGAACCTATTTTAATTTGGATGGGCACCATATTCAATTCAATGTTATAGACCGTAAAACTTTGCTGGCAGCCCAGGAGAGACCGGAGGAATACAAGGATCTGATTGTGAGGGTGGCGGGATACAGTGATCTGTTCCACAACCTCACTAAAGAATTACAGGACGAGATTATAGAGAGAACAGAACATAGTTTTTGCTAA